From [Clostridium] symbiosum, a single genomic window includes:
- a CDS encoding glycosyltransferase, with translation MNKIEVIILNYNNSTDCKKCIQFLRRQDYPNLNIILVDNASSKIGERENLEKISSEFNVDLILSEENKGYSAGNNIGLKKAVMSGADWCLIINPDVELRDRAYISYMSSQFEQWPEAAVAASNIILPDGTRQNPQREPGFWEEFLWPVQVLKARLFKNFNWYLMPDRTGYCEKVSGCCFFMKADFLVDIGFLDENVFMYCEEAILAKQVRKHCRKELYIKEITANHEHFAGAKGNINKRMRMKVKSRNYYISNYSEFNTIQKILAIMENYVMSLGLHINQRFKNRVKTNEKQHKI, from the coding sequence ATGAATAAAATAGAAGTAATCATTTTAAATTATAATAACAGCACTGACTGTAAAAAATGTATACAGTTTTTACGCAGGCAAGATTACCCTAATTTAAATATTATTTTGGTTGATAATGCCTCATCGAAAATTGGTGAAAGAGAAAATTTGGAGAAAATCAGCAGTGAATTTAACGTGGATCTGATATTATCCGAAGAAAATAAAGGCTATTCTGCTGGAAATAATATTGGCTTAAAAAAGGCGGTGATGTCAGGAGCCGACTGGTGTCTGATTATTAATCCGGACGTTGAACTGAGGGACAGAGCCTATATTTCTTATATGAGCAGCCAGTTTGAACAATGGCCGGAGGCCGCCGTCGCGGCCAGCAACATTATTTTACCGGATGGTACCAGACAGAATCCACAGAGAGAACCTGGGTTTTGGGAAGAATTTTTGTGGCCTGTGCAGGTGTTAAAGGCCAGGCTATTTAAAAATTTCAACTGGTACCTGATGCCGGACAGAACAGGGTATTGTGAAAAAGTTTCAGGATGCTGCTTTTTTATGAAAGCCGACTTTTTAGTTGATATTGGTTTTCTGGATGAAAATGTATTTATGTATTGCGAAGAAGCTATCTTAGCAAAACAGGTGAGGAAACATTGCCGCAAAGAATTATATATAAAGGAAATTACCGCGAATCATGAACATTTTGCGGGTGCAAAAGGAAACATAAATAAAAGGATGCGGATGAAAGTAAAGAGCCGGAATTACTATATAAGTAACTACAGCGAATTCAATACGATTCAAAAAATACTGGCCATCATGGAAAATTATGTGATGAGCCTGGGATTACATATAAATCAGCGATTTAAGAATAGAGTAAAAACGAATGAAAAACAGCATAAAATATAA
- a CDS encoding oligosaccharide flippase family protein: MKNSIKYNYILNTSYQILIMIVPLITTPYISRVLGADGIGIYSYTYSIVSYFVLVAVMGTSTFGQRTIAYYQEDKERRSRAFYEIFIFRVVSTLICITIYFFYLFKFVRSNKEIAVIQLLYLISVLFDVTWFFQGLEDFRTIVFRNALVKIINIVLIFALIKTAEDVWKYTLLLSLLTLVGNLSIWIYLPKYIQKISVKTVKPFSDFKEILALFIPAVAVQIYTVLDKTMLGISAPSLMENGYYEQTEKIVRLALAIVTSLGTVMIPRIAKVFADKNYSLMKEYLKGSFQFVWLLGIPLLFGIAGTVRIFVPVFFGLGFEKIKILLPVYSLIIIPVSLSNVIGCQFLIPTKQENIYTFAVVLSAVLNYILNSFLIPRFLSLGAAAASVSAECFGALFMIVYTVKRGQIDLKVLLISSWKNWLSAIGMFVILLLLQRQMSIKISSLIVLISVGIVTYIAFLFLLKDDFFIKNVHSLVKKHKWR, from the coding sequence ATGAAAAACAGCATAAAATATAATTACATTTTAAATACATCTTACCAAATCCTGATTATGATAGTACCTTTAATAACCACCCCCTATATTTCAAGAGTTTTAGGAGCCGATGGTATCGGGATTTACAGTTATACGTATTCAATTGTTTCATATTTTGTTCTTGTGGCGGTTATGGGAACATCAACCTTTGGGCAACGGACCATTGCTTATTATCAGGAAGATAAGGAAAGAAGAAGCAGGGCTTTTTATGAAATCTTTATCTTCAGGGTTGTCTCCACATTGATCTGCATTACCATTTATTTCTTCTATTTATTTAAGTTTGTTCGGTCTAACAAAGAGATTGCAGTGATTCAATTGCTGTATCTGATTTCTGTCCTGTTTGATGTAACCTGGTTTTTTCAGGGATTAGAAGATTTCAGAACAATTGTTTTTAGAAATGCCTTGGTTAAAATAATAAACATTGTATTAATCTTTGCCCTGATAAAAACAGCGGAAGATGTGTGGAAATATACGCTGTTATTGTCACTGCTGACGTTAGTCGGTAATTTATCAATATGGATTTATCTGCCAAAGTATATACAAAAAATATCGGTTAAAACAGTAAAGCCATTTTCTGATTTCAAGGAAATACTTGCTCTGTTCATACCGGCCGTGGCAGTTCAGATATATACGGTTCTTGATAAAACGATGCTTGGCATATCTGCACCGTCATTAATGGAAAATGGTTATTACGAACAGACCGAAAAAATTGTCAGGCTGGCATTGGCAATAGTCACTTCTCTTGGAACCGTAATGATACCAAGGATCGCCAAAGTTTTTGCAGATAAAAATTATTCGCTTATGAAGGAATATCTGAAAGGCTCATTTCAATTCGTTTGGCTGTTGGGAATTCCTTTACTGTTTGGCATTGCAGGAACAGTGCGGATATTTGTCCCCGTATTTTTTGGCTTGGGTTTTGAAAAAATCAAGATATTGTTACCGGTATACAGCTTAATTATTATACCTGTTTCACTCAGCAATGTTATTGGCTGTCAATTTCTAATACCTACAAAACAAGAAAATATATATACATTTGCAGTTGTGCTTAGCGCGGTACTGAATTATATTTTAAACAGTTTTCTTATTCCACGGTTTCTTTCGTTAGGCGCAGCGGCGGCATCCGTATCGGCGGAATGTTTTGGCGCACTTTTTATGATTGTTTATACAGTAAAACGGGGGCAAATAGATTTAAAAGTTTTATTGATAAGCTCATGGAAAAATTGGCTATCTGCAATCGGCATGTTCGTTATTTTACTGCTGTTACAAAGGCAAATGTCCATTAAAATTAGCTCTTTGATAGTTCTAATCTCTGTGGGGATAGTAACCTACATTGCTTTTTTATTTCTACTAAAAGATGACTTTTTTATAAAGAATGTACACAGTTTGGTAAAAAAGCATAAATGGCGATAG
- a CDS encoding glycosyltransferase family 4 protein, protein MRKRKILVSAYGCEPNRGSEAGVGWNWVLQMARYNELFIITRSNDKDKIEMNIPEQLFENLHFYYYDTCKLLRKVKKREKGLYLYYWFWQIGIIRLVRRLISEHKFDYSMHLSFGSLWMPTFLPFFNVPFIWGPLGGADAVPEQMIKTLPLKQQLLQKFRFLLVRTTRFNPLVYIPSRKAVAILCRTKQNVLAVPGKYRDKTQVILETAMSDEIFSLRKANKREDNCIRIITVGRLIPIKNMNIAIDSIKYLRDSQRNIHLTIIGSGSEYKNMKKRIKNCGLDEDISIIGEMPRNDVLEIMSMSDIFIFPSLKEGGSWSLMEAMALGLPVICLKWTGMEIITDNQCAFRIDPLSYDYILRKTVEYLDTLIIDKPLRERMGAAGRQRMLQKFTWERKGEQIEDILKLIDKGGVGYSKLQ, encoded by the coding sequence ATGAGAAAAAGGAAAATACTTGTGAGTGCATATGGTTGTGAGCCAAATCGCGGTTCCGAAGCAGGCGTTGGATGGAACTGGGTTTTGCAGATGGCCAGGTATAATGAGCTGTTCATTATTACTCGCAGCAACGATAAAGACAAGATAGAGATGAATATTCCGGAACAACTTTTTGAAAATCTTCATTTTTATTATTACGACACTTGCAAACTGTTAAGGAAGGTAAAAAAACGAGAAAAAGGGCTTTATTTGTATTATTGGTTTTGGCAAATTGGAATTATTCGGTTAGTCAGAAGGTTAATAAGCGAACATAAATTTGATTATTCTATGCATTTAAGTTTTGGCAGTCTGTGGATGCCGACCTTTCTGCCATTTTTTAATGTCCCTTTTATCTGGGGACCACTTGGCGGCGCAGATGCTGTACCTGAGCAGATGATAAAGACTCTGCCTCTTAAGCAGCAACTCTTACAAAAATTCCGTTTTTTATTGGTTAGAACCACAAGGTTCAATCCACTTGTCTATATACCAAGCAGGAAAGCAGTGGCAATCCTCTGCAGAACGAAGCAAAATGTATTAGCAGTTCCGGGAAAATACCGCGACAAGACACAGGTAATATTAGAAACTGCTATGTCGGATGAAATATTTTCATTGAGGAAAGCCAATAAAAGGGAGGATAACTGTATTAGGATCATAACAGTTGGGAGACTCATACCGATCAAAAATATGAATATAGCTATAGATAGTATAAAGTACCTGCGTGACAGCCAAAGAAATATACATTTGACAATCATAGGTTCCGGCAGCGAGTATAAAAATATGAAAAAACGGATAAAAAATTGTGGCTTGGATGAAGACATTTCGATTATAGGAGAAATGCCCAGAAATGATGTTTTGGAAATAATGAGTATGTCAGATATTTTTATATTTCCCAGTCTGAAAGAAGGCGGTTCGTGGTCCTTAATGGAAGCAATGGCTCTTGGACTCCCGGTTATATGTTTGAAGTGGACGGGGATGGAGATTATCACCGACAACCAATGTGCGTTCCGCATTGATCCGCTATCTTACGATTATATTTTAAGAAAAACAGTGGAATATTTGGATACTCTCATTATAGACAAGCCGCTAAGGGAAAGAATGGGGGCGGCAGGCAGGCAGCGGATGTTACAAAAGTTTACCTGGGAGAGGAAGGGCGAGCAGATTGAAGATATATTAAAACTCATAGATAAAGGAGGTGTTGGATATAGTAAACTTCAATGA
- a CDS encoding O-antigen ligase family protein: MDIVNFNDLKIRKSDFWVLYLFLLFTTELWAFNLFGGNMRIYYFVNFILFCCMGHGFKRLIDNCIMRNMLLFCGILLVSNIFSTDLKGSMAATVSLFLNVIGAYIIYLVLNSGKISFTKFMKVFDHVLLLCLLFGLFALALFLFTGYKLAFTEVGKTQLSQFQIAGFRTEANTHGKLACFAAAYSIPFMLRENANAEKKILFCSSVLTLVISPTRAATYALLAAIIVLLTFYIREGQSNLVMKKIFVALMIGAVIYIFLSCKIIKIGGYSLEKLQNFFVFGASELKEDGSGGFRLEAISSGLKFWLQSPLTFLFGVGFGQTYAYLQAGEVFTRTGGTEFITLLSGTGVFTAAAWIITVWYTFKIMAGTAHSLKRDNEDFFATVAESMMTIIVYIFTIGFTSGTMYVPECWIAFGIAAYIHFWRKAFKAERGKNE, encoded by the coding sequence TTGGATATAGTAAACTTCAATGACTTAAAAATCAGAAAAAGCGATTTTTGGGTTCTTTATCTTTTTTTACTATTTACAACAGAGCTTTGGGCGTTCAATTTATTTGGCGGCAATATGCGAATCTATTATTTTGTGAATTTTATCTTGTTTTGTTGCATGGGGCATGGATTTAAAAGATTAATTGATAATTGCATTATGCGAAATATGCTGCTTTTTTGTGGCATCCTGCTGGTGAGTAATATATTCAGCACAGATTTGAAAGGTTCTATGGCAGCAACGGTTTCTTTATTTCTCAATGTAATAGGAGCCTACATAATATATTTGGTATTAAACAGCGGAAAAATATCATTCACAAAATTTATGAAAGTTTTTGATCATGTTTTGCTGCTGTGTTTATTATTTGGACTGTTTGCCTTAGCCTTATTCCTTTTTACAGGATATAAACTGGCATTTACTGAAGTGGGTAAAACCCAGTTATCGCAATTCCAAATTGCCGGTTTCAGAACGGAAGCGAATACGCATGGTAAATTGGCCTGCTTTGCTGCGGCATATTCTATCCCCTTTATGTTGAGGGAGAATGCGAACGCAGAAAAGAAAATTCTTTTTTGCTCCTCTGTTCTTACTTTAGTAATTTCCCCGACCCGGGCGGCAACCTATGCTCTGCTCGCAGCGATCATTGTATTACTGACATTCTATATTAGGGAGGGGCAAAGTAATTTGGTGATGAAAAAAATTTTTGTAGCGCTCATGATAGGAGCAGTGATATACATATTTCTTTCCTGCAAAATTATAAAAATTGGCGGTTATTCTTTAGAAAAGTTACAGAATTTTTTTGTATTTGGTGCCAGCGAATTAAAGGAGGATGGGTCTGGGGGATTCAGATTGGAGGCAATTTCTTCCGGTCTTAAATTTTGGCTTCAAAGTCCTCTGACATTTTTATTTGGGGTAGGCTTTGGACAAACATATGCGTATTTGCAGGCGGGCGAGGTTTTTACAAGGACCGGAGGCACTGAATTTATAACGTTGCTTTCCGGAACAGGTGTTTTTACGGCGGCAGCCTGGATTATCACCGTATGGTATACATTTAAAATAATGGCAGGCACAGCTCACAGCTTAAAGAGAGACAATGAAGATTTTTTTGCAACAGTGGCTGAAAGTATGATGACAATTATTGTATATATTTTTACGATTGGTTTTACGAGTGGAACGATGTATGTTCCGGAGTGTTGGATTGCGTTTGGAATAGCTGCATATATACATTTTTGGAGGAAGGCATTTAAGGCAGAAAGGGGGAAAAATGAATAA